In the Caenorhabditis elegans chromosome X genome, one interval contains:
- the pnk-4 gene encoding 4'-phosphopantetheine phosphatase (Confirmed by transcript evidence): protein MDIAQRKIDFHRLVRDAPMITHICFDACSKTVKIVYSSSVPLSHTTLECTRILSKQSEDRIYCIQVQYPDFPLILNFFGENCPLLKGTTVDFVVTASQNAEIEEVIRKVLDVELRHVDAFNGLVNGTSFLLRNIEAECFTYSFDESQEYEFQTLNNDSMFPYLLINIRTGVSVVLVEGENQFKRLGGSSIGGGSFLGLTELITGVSDIEEMMDRALQGSPDEFDIFIRDIYGDRASNFNMDPHLLAASFGRVTRGETVRRAENFDEQSKNNAILSLLRMILYNVSQLAYMLSEISNVKRVFFNGFLVRNRPIVMKTLSFACNYWSSGKLRAYFLRHENYTTGLGAFLENFPNADLYWKEYCSGSTALGRFVPVEPLETGFKTQTFALRCTGFKAAPFALLVDQDGKPDTIDFNKDEEARNFWIEILDKTINDITKFAIASQENCSNKEDLTNRAEDFQSDFVKTMDIIKEHHVAYGNSNARNMLEVREQILQEKGFDDIYVQKKHAENCTAIAELPRVLAKIDELKNTGDEKTVLEYVSRGLLAGNVFDWGAKEVVKMMNSESGLTFQTAIDHVENRPWLFDGFDSFYKKHKEYKSVLIFVDNSGFDYILGIIPFARELLRNGSRVIICANTSPALNDLTYREMVELAPELKNADSDLAKFIDSNQMMFVQTGQESPCMDARRVHQDLNETVKKFNTDLVVIEGMGRALHTNFNVQFKCDSLKAAVIKTQWLADRLGGKMFSVVFKHEHGVSVTN from the exons ATGGACATAGCtcagcgaaaaattgattttcaccGGCTTGTCCGAGATGCTCCGATGATAACTCATATCTGCTTCGATGCCTGTTCCAAAACCGTCAAAATCGTCTACTCGTCATCAGTACCGCTGTCACACACTACTCTAGAGTGTACa aGAATTCTTTCAAAGCAAAGTGAAGACAGAATATACTGCATTCAAGTTCAGTATCCCGATTTCCCGctgattctgaattttttcggtgaaaattgcCCATTGCTCAAAGGAACGACCGTCGATTTTGTAGTAACCGCCAGTCAAAATGCAGAAATCGAAGAAGTTATTCGGAAGGTTCTGGATGTGGA actcCGACATGTTGATGCATTCAATGGACTTGTCAACGGAACCTCGTTCCTCCTTAGAAACATTGAAGCCGAATGCTTCACCTACTCATTTGATGAATCTCAAGAATACGAATTTCAAACGCTTAACAATGACTCAATGTTTCCATATCTTCTAATTAATATTCGAACAGGAGTGTCAGTTGTACTTGTTGAAGgtgaaaatcaattcaaaagaCTAGGAGGAAGCTCGATTGGAGGCGGAAGTTTCTTGGGGCTCACCGAGCTCATCACAGGAGTTAGTGATATCGAGGAAATGATGGATCGTGCTCTACAAGGCAGTCCTGACgagtttgatattttcatcAGAGACATTTATGGAGATcg cgcttcaaatttcaatatggATCCCCATCTTCTTGCCGCATCTTTTGGACGGGTCACCCGTGGAGAAACCGTACGGagggctgaaaattttgatgaacaatcaaaaaacaatgCAATTCTCAGTCTTCTCAGAATGATTCTTTACAACGTATCACAG cttGCCTACATGCTGTCGGAGATTTCAAATGTTAAACGTGTGTTCTTCAACGGATTTTTAGTAAGAAACCGCCCGATTGTCATGAAAACTCTTTCATTTGCATGCAACTACTGGTCGAGTGGCAAACTTCGAGCCTATTTTCTCCGCCATGAAAACTATACCACTGGCTTAGGTGctttcttggaaaattttccgaacGCAGATTTATATTGGAAGGAATACTGCTCAGGATCCACTGCTCTTGGCCGATTTGTGCCTGTTGAGCCTCTTGAAACCGGCTTCAAAACTCAGACGTTTGCATTGAGATGTACAGGATTCAAAGCTGCGCCGTTTGCATTGTTGGTAGATCAGGATGGAAAACCAGACACGATTGATTTTAATAAGGACGAAGAAGCGCGAAATTTCTGGATTGAAATTCTCGATAAAACAATAAACGACATTACCAAATTTGCAATTGCCTCACAGGAAAACTGCTCAAACAAGGAAGATTTAACAAATCGAGCGGAAGATTTTCAATCagattttgtaaaaactaTGGATATAATTAAAGAACACCATGT agcatatggaaattcaaacgCGAGAAACATGCTAGAAGTTCGCGAACAAATCTTGCAGGAAAAAGGATTTGATGATATTTACGTGCAGAAGAAACACGCTGAAAACTGCACAGCAATTGCAGAATTGCCACGtgttttagcaaaaattgatGAGCTGAAGAAT ACTGGAGATGAAAAAACCGTATTGGAATACGTCTCCCGTGGGTTACTAGCTGGAAATGTATTCGATTGGGGAGCAAAAGAAGTTGTCAAAATGATGAACAGCGAGTCGGGTTTAACATTTCAAACAGCCATCGACCACGTTGAAAATCGCCCTTGGCTGTTTGACGGATTTGATTCTTTCTACAAAAAGCACAAGGAATATAAATCCGTATTAATATTTGTGGACAACTCTGGATTTGACTACATCTTGGGAATCATTCCATTTGCTAGAGAACTTTTGAGAAATGGATCAAGAGTTATAATTTGTGCCAACACGTCTCCTGCTCTAAACGATCTCACTTATCGAGAAATGGTGGAGTTGGctccagaattaaaaaatgctgATTCAGATCTAGCAAAGTTTATTGACAGTAACCAAATGATGTTTGTGCAGACTGGACAAGAATCGCCGTGCATGGATGCAAG ACGAGTTCATCAAGATCTAAACGagacagtgaaaaaattcaacacgGATTTGGTAGTAATAGAGGGGATGGGTCGCGCTCTTCATACAAATTTTAATGTGCAGTTTAAGTGTGACTCATTGAAG GCCGCTGTAATTAAAACCCAATGGCTTGCGGATCGTCTTGGAGGAAAAATGTTCAGTGTTGTATTCAAACACGAACATGGAGTGAGTGTGACAAACTAA